A part of Papaver somniferum cultivar HN1 unplaced genomic scaffold, ASM357369v1 unplaced-scaffold_118, whole genome shotgun sequence genomic DNA contains:
- the LOC113330679 gene encoding thaumatin-like protein 1b — MGARPVFLSLTIFTIISIQCVYSTTFTFTNYCSYTVWPGLLASAGSPPLETTGFVLQKGESKSIPAPTSWSGRFWGRTVCSQYSTTGKFTCVTGDCGSGQIECAGGGATPPATLAEFTLNDSGGLDFYDVSLVDGYNLQMLVVPKDGSAGTGNCNTTGCLVDLNGMCPTELKVLSSDSSTPNVACKSACEAFGEDQYCCRGAYANPDTCHPSSYSEIFKHACPRAYSYAYDDGTSTFTCASSQSDYLITFCQPSANSQKSNYPEAAMYFMGNDSNNQDEYDTSIASSTRLQHGDARILLLVIVMAVSISLCTSNLVPPSL, encoded by the exons ATGGGAGCACGACCAGTTTTTCTTTCACTTACAATCTTCACCATCATCAGCATTCAAT GTGTATATTCGACTACATTTACATTTACCAACTATTGTAGTTACACGGTATGGCCTGGATTGTTAGCAAGTGCAGGGTCACCACCGTTGGAAACTACAGGCTTTGTTCTCCAAAAAGGAGAGTCTAAGTCAATTCCGGCCCCGACATCATGGTCAGGTCGTTTTTGGGGTCGAACCGTTTGTAGTCAATATTCTACAACAGGTAAATTCACTTGTGTAACAGGTGATTGTGGCTCAGGACAGATTGAATGCGCAGGAGGAGGTGCCACGCCACCTGCTACACTGGCAGAGTTCACACTCAACGATTCAGGTGGTTTAGATTTCTACGATGTGAGTTTAGTCGATGGTTACAACCTTCAGATGTTAGTGGTTCCTAAAGATGGGTCTGCTGGTACTGGTAATTGCAATACCACTGGATGCCTTGTTGATCTCAATGGGATGTGTCCAACTGAACTGAAGGTGCTGTCATCAGATTCCTCAACCCCAAATGTAGCTTGTAAAAGTGCCTGTGAAGCGTTtggtgaagatcaatattgttgCAGGGGTGCTTACGCTAATCCAGACACATGCCATCCGTCTTCTTATTCGGAGATCTTTAAACACGCTTGTCCACGTGCCTACAGCTACGCCTATGATGACGGAACGAGTACCTTTACTTGTGCTTCTTCTCAATCAGATTACCTTATCACTTTCTGTCAACCTTCAGCTAACAG TCAGAAATCAAATTATCCAGAGGCAGCTATGTATTTTATGGGAAATGACAGTAATAACCAAGACGAATACGACACAAGCATCGCGTCATCCACGAGGCTTCAACATGGGGATGCTAGGATCCTACTACTAGTAATAGTCATGGCTGTTTCCATCTCACTTTGTACCAGCAATTTAGTCCCACCTAGCTTATGA